A genomic segment from Syngnathus scovelli strain Florida chromosome 3, RoL_Ssco_1.2, whole genome shotgun sequence encodes:
- the tmem230b gene encoding transmembrane protein 230b, translated as MPARSVVNGAPASKVKYSRLATHDDEYIDLQFKRSPPKVPYKAIALAAVLFLIGSLLIVIGSLLLAGYFGVTHSESTIPVLVIGVLVFLPGIYHLRIAYYASKGYPGYSYDDIPDFDD; from the exons ATGCCAGCTCGTAGCGTTGTGAACGGCGCTCCTGCCAGTAAAGTCAAGTACTCCAGATTAGCCACTCATGACGACGAGTACATTGATTTACAG TTCAAAAGAAGTCCACCCAAAGTCCCGTACAAAGCCATAGCACTCGCCGCAGTCCTCTTCTTAATCGGCTCTCTGTTAATTGTCATCGGTTCTCTTCTCCTGGCTGGATATTTTGGAGTGACC CACTCCGAAAGCACCATTCCAGTCCTGGTCATAGGAGTCCTGGTTTTTCTCCCTGGAATTTACCACCTGCGAATAGCTTATTATGCATCCAAAGGATACCCAGGATACTCCTATGATGATATCCCAGACTTTGACGACTAA